CTTCATGCCTTTAACAATGACTGTTTCTCCATTTGGATGAGGCTTTCGTTATGGATTATTTGTTTCACTCTTTGAGGATAGATTcttgttaaacaaaaaattataatttgtagtttaactatttaaatatctaacttaatttatataactgaaatattgtaaattttaatcatatgcTATATATATGTGTCACTGGGAAATTTTGACCAAGCTGAAAATGCGGAACTAATTATGTTTTCTACAGGACACCCACAAAATCATCTGACTTCTCAAACTTGGGATTTTGTGAAGAATATCTCTGTTGGTATGAACTGGGCTATAAATATAGTTCATTGTTAGGTTGGATCATGTGTCCTATTGTATTTGTAACCCTTATTTCTTTTGCACTTCTCTAGGTGATGTGGTTCATCCAAGAGTCTTATTGTCACATATTCCTTTATATCGACGTGATGATACGTACTGTGGTCCTCATCGTAGTTCCCCAATTATCAATCaggtaaattttatttaagtttctTGAAATGAATCTAAAGTAAGCACATTGTATGTAGCATTGCATTGGCCATCACAGCAGTGTGGTGCAGTGAGTTGTGTTGGAAATCTGAATGTTTTCTTACCTGCACTTCTTGAAACTTATTAACAAATCTTTCTTATATTTCAGAGGATACATCATGCCATAAATGGTAATACTAATGAGATATCGTAAGTTACTCATCTTTCAAACCTTGTGAGAAGCATGAAAATTACACAAACTGTATGCAAGTAGCTCATAGATGCTGAGGTTTGGTTTGGCTTTTATTTCATCCAGGTACCAAAATTACGTTTCTGAGAAGTCTTCAAAGTACTTATTGGATACAATCAAACCTGTGAGTCATCTATCTTCTTTTTGGACTGTTGTGCATTGCTATTCCAACCTGATACGGAGGATGTGGGGGAAAAAATTCATGGTGGATTTGCCAACTATGGGTTGTTCAATTtgtctttcatttttaaaagatcTTGTGCTGTGATTATAAAAATACTAGGGTCGTTTTCATTTTCCCTGTAGAGATTACTGGGAAGTAGAGGGTGACTGAGAATACAGGGGAACTAAGACCAGTGAGTCAGTGACTATAGTGAAGATAACTGCTTTCTGAATTAACAGTTTTGGTTTTGACAGAAGCTTATTTTATCTGGTCATGATCACGATCTATGCACTGTCACCCATCAATCTAAATCTGGGTCTGTAAATGAGGTAAAAAACTGATCTTGCCTGAACAGTCTCCTTGAGAGTTTGGACAATTAAACTGACAGTAGTGTGCAGCACACCCTAGGTACTATAAGTTGGCAACAAGGAAACTTGTATCCTTCTTTCATGCTGTTATCAGTTGATAACTCAACTCTTCAAAAAGCTTCCATTCCAGAAGAGGCATTGTTGACTCATCTATGTTACCTTCCAATGCAAACACACATTTACATATGGTAGGTCTAAATGCTTATAATGATGTCAATATAACTACCACCTGATCTTTTGAGTTAGCCTTTTCTTAATGAATTCTATCTTGTTATAATTGTCAGGTATATTGTCCTATTTATTCTGACCCTTCTTGCTACCTTATTTTGGCCAACAAGTGGCACGAGTTTGTGGCATCAGTGTTGTGGCTTAGTTGGCTATTGTAAACAACTAATAGCTTGCACCTTTTCTAGAagtgaaacaaaagaaaaggatgAGGATGCTAACTATGAATATGAGATGATGTGGGATGCGGAAGGAACAATGCATCTTGTAAAGAAACCCTTGAATCCATCTACTGTAAATTCAAATGACCGGGGCTTAGGGGAAAGGTAAACTTTGGTTTTCATTTCTCTATTATTACTCTGTAAATGGAAAAATATATGTGGCAATGCAATCATGTAGAAGtattattatatgtttgatttatcATGAAATGTAATTATCCCTATCTCTTACACATTGAGGACAAAACTTCAGCattgtatgtttttttatctgCTGTCAGGGGTAATGTTGTAATGCGGGCAGCTGCTAGAAAAAATACTCCTCAGGAAGGAGATCACTCTGTGAATGTGGATATTGCTTCAGGCATTGGTGTTGATCCTGTAGCAAGAATGCCTCTCAGAACTGGCAAATCaaagacaaaaattataatCCAGAGATTGATACGCACACTGCGAATGCTCACTGTCATTGCAGCAGTGAATGTTCCTCTTTACATGATGTTGCTATTCAAGGATTGGATTGacaaataaagaagaaattCCTATCAGAGTGAATATCATTCAGGTTTTAcactcacttttttttaaaatgataatttctaGATCCAATTAGATGTTCAAGAAGGTAATTACTATCAACATGATGTAATTAATCATATGTTGATGCTTTTGTATGTTTACTTGGTAGCTTGAAACTCATCTTTAAATTATTCATCGCATGGCCACGATCATACGGAACATCAAGTATAACATAAATTTTGTGAGTCGAGTTATTCTATTACTGTTGAGATTTCCTCTGAAGTCTGAACACTTGTTAATTGTAGAGTTTGTTTGCTCTAAGTTTACATAGCATAGTAGTCATTTAATTTCAATgccttttttcattttgtgtatttattttgttaatactGCCTTGTCCTTCGTATCAGTAACAAAGAATCTCAACTATATTAGCTATCCGTCATTAAATAATGTTATAGGAGGAATGGAGATACGGATGCAGATATAACAGCTATAAGTATTATAAAAACTGGAATGTACTGTGTACAATTGAATAAATCTAACCCATTCATTACATGTTTTTACAtcttttatatgttaaaattattaaatattaaaataaaggaaGGGTTAAGGATTTATCCAGTTCTAAAAACTGGAGAAGATCTATTTCGGATGAGATAAGTGTTTAAAGCCACCTTGATAGTTTTATTGTCAATAGTAATCTTATTTGGTTTTGAGCATGATTGTTTTTAGTTAAAGATAAATGtgatttctatataaaaaaaaaaaaaaaattacctccTTCGCatatgtgttttgttttttccttttttttttggggcaAAATCAAACACATGAATCAATATAATGGGATAATTAAACTAGAATAGATTTAAAAGCACGAGGAGAAAGAGACAAATGATGCATGTAAGCTAAGGAGGAGCAACCGAATATGAAAGAAGTCTTTGAAGGGAATGAGGCAATATTTTTTGGTGGGAGAAATGTTTACATTTAATAGTCGGTCGTACCTCAAAAATGGTTACTTTCAAAGGAGGatatatgtgaaaaataaaaaattgactgaaccttttcttttatttgatagTTTCCCATCTTCGAGAAATTCCACTTCTCCtttagtttccttttttttccccaGCTTCCCTTCccttatgatttttttgtatgatattTTCTGAGAATTGaaatttgtaatttgttttattcAGATAATACACACGAGAAACAtgcatttctttctcttttttttatccactaaattcttttaacaaaagatcattaaatttaaaagtgcTGCAAGGGCAGAACAATTATAAGCAACTTTTGATAGTGAACATAATGTAACGCATGAGGGTTTCGTTGACCAACTTTGCTGACTTATTAAAAGACTAATTATAATGGCAAAGACTTTATCTTCACAAACCTCTCACAGTGAAAGACTCACCTGGGCCATTCTGAAAATGTCGAAGCAAAAAGAGCATACGAGAGATTTGTAATAGTAGcattttcctaattaaaaatgagaTCCACATGACTTGCTTATTTTAGAAGCAACTACTAGTTCATGCTTGGTTGGGATGTTGCACCTAAGATCTTGTGTTACGAACTTGCAATAACAAAGAACATGGATCAAGAGATATGCTTGTCCTTGCAGGGCCAGGCAATATAATGGAAATCTAGACTAGCTAGAGCCAATACATTTGTGTTGTCAAATCAACCTTTCGTCAAACATTCCATGATGCCTCCATATAAGTTGTCAAAGCATCATCTTCAGTATGTTTTGTATATGCAAAGTGAAATATTGCACCAATTTTCGTTGCTCGAGATTGTTAACCCCACCAgcattttatatattgttgACTATGTGGTCCTTTAAACAAGGTTAGGGACAGTGAAACCTTTGTCCCCTTAAGTAGATTTATTCAACCCAAAATAATAACTTGAATCTGGCTATGTTTTGTTTTCCGTTTGAGGAGTTCCAAACTTAGTTTCGAAAGTAAACTCATTTTCATGATATATTTGATTATCCTACGAAGTAGGTTTGCACATGAAAATTTTGCCTGAAAACTTTGCTTTGTTGAAATAAGAGTTTAGTTGTTTTTGCAAACTCAGTTTGTAAACTTATGTTAATTTGATCCAAATTTGTGCTTGCAAACTTCAATTCAAACATGCACTAAGAGTCTTAATTTGGACAAAATGCTTGCCCCTAACCCTAAGCCTATCCCTCATATTCTCATGAACCAGCCATTATAATATTTCTCAAAATGAAGCAACTTTATTATGAATAACGGTTTGTGATTTTACAACTTGTCTTCTATGTAACATACTACAACATTTGAGTTTCCCTTATGTATTTTTCAAGCTAGCAGAGGTTCCAAGTGCTAGTTATATATTAAGTCATGATGTCATTAGTCATAGAAAGAGCAATATATCTAATACAAGGAAATGGGTTTTGGTATAAGGGAAAAAAGGCTAAAGTACATTCCAATTATTCTAGCATCAGCTAAAGGACGTTTAGTTAATCATCAACTCCTTGCCAGCTTCATATTGTGGAAAAAGCAGCACTGAAGGTATCCATAAAACTCTCCTTTCCCCGTAAAAACCCATTGGGTTTTTCCAAAtgggttaaaaaaaatgaaggaagaaaagagacTAAAATGACAAACCCACAGTGAAGCTAGCCCAACCCAACTGTGCTGGCAAACCATGCATGGCAAGGAGCTTCCTTCAAACAAAGATGTCACCATTTTAGAAGATGGTAAACTTTATGACAATATATTACACATAGCTAAAGAAGAccaaaagagagagtgaaattaTAAGAGTGGTTTTTTGTGAACTTAATCATCTCCTTGAATATACCAACAAAGTAGCATGGTGGCACATCGACGTAGGATATAGAGACGAGCACGTTGCTCCTTCACCAAAGAAGCACACTTGCTGCTAATCCCATATCCCTTTCTCTTTGCTTGAACAACCTTATTAGTTACTTGCTTGCACTTGTTGTAGTTTTGAAACTCAGCCATGGAAGCTTATAGTTGTAtgttataacaataaaatataaagcaatggtAGCAATTAAAAGCCTTCTATTTTCTCAAAGGGAAACCCCTAAAAAAAAGGCTCTCTACAACCCGGAGGAACTATACGTGAGGGCTacaatatgcatatatatatataagctaagGCCTTACGCAAAGGTTGACTAGGTGGAGTAAAATTGAAGTGATTAGGTGAACGTGGGCAAGCTCGAAAACTGAGGGATTTGCAGCCTTTAGGGGTTTAAATTTCAATGAAGTGAAGGGGGAATGAACGTGGGTGttggtaacattttttttttgttgatgtaaTAAAATAAGGGTGTTGCTAACAAATCTCTTTGGcaggttaaagaattaaaaaaaagtatttattataaaaatcataggagatcataaaaaaaattattgacaacacaataaattttatgttttccaataaaaatctttttttattttaattttttaatcaatatcttAAGAACATTTATTAgcatttatcataaaataatatactacTTGTGTTACCGTTGTAACTCGGAGCTTGGTGGGGTACAAAAACAATGGGGGGTTAATTAGAAAAGTGGCAAAGGAGAGCATGAAAAGAGGGGGCATTGGTTTATAATAATCCAGACAAAGCATTGAGTGGAGTGTTCAGCCACGGGAACATGCACCCGGCAAGGTTACCTCAACTCTGAGGTGGGTTGGAGGTTTTGTTGGATTCTATCTTTGCCTCACGTTGCTAAGTTCCAATGCAACAacgtctttctttcttttttacttcaaaTTATTAAGGCAAATGGCCAGCTGTTTGATGAGAGATTTTTATCTGTTAATGACAATTTGTTAATAGGATGAATCTttgattatgtttttatgtttggATTTAATCCTCTGTCCTGTCCTGTTTTTTTAGCTAGTCATGTTAAGAGAGAAAGCATAATCGTTAAGCGCATGAATTAACTAGTTTAATCA
The Glycine max cultivar Williams 82 chromosome 16, Glycine_max_v4.0, whole genome shotgun sequence genome window above contains:
- the LOC100810133 gene encoding uncharacterized protein C630.12 isoform X1 codes for the protein MKQHELSLLLCLLWALTLLYGEMFAYWVPPLFTCSWPHLLRSSSSSSSTQVQTDSGNYQGDYVKVAVIADPQLMDKTSLRLPARSLALELAEFYTDLNMRRSFFASVLPFKPDVILFLGDYFDGGPSLSDEEWQESFSRLKHIFGLNAQGKYRDMPVYYIPGNHDIGYESLHSLKPEVIQRYEEAFGTRNYKFTVGKVDFIAVDAQTLDGHPQNHLTSQTWDFVKNISVGDVVHPRVLLSHIPLYRRDDTYCGPHRSSPIINQRIHHAINGNTNEISYQNYVSEKSSKYLLDTIKPKLILSGHDHDLCTVTHQSKSGSVNEHTLGTISWQQGNLYPSFMLLSVDNSTLQKASIPEEALLTHLCYLPMQTHIYIWYIVLFILTLLATLFWPTSGTSLWHQCCGLVGYCKQLIACTFSRSETKEKDEDANYEYEMMWDAEGTMHLVKKPLNPSTVNSNDRGLGERGNVVMRAAARKNTPQEGDHSVNVDIASGIGVDPVARMPLRTGKSKTKIIIQRLIRTLRMLTVIAAVNVPLYMMLLFKDWIDK
- the LOC100810133 gene encoding uncharacterized protein C630.12 isoform X2; translation: MKQHELSLLLCLLWALTLLYGEMFAYWVPPLFTCSWPHLLRSSSSSSSTVQTDSGNYQGDYVKVAVIADPQLMDKTSLRLPARSLALELAEFYTDLNMRRSFFASVLPFKPDVILFLGDYFDGGPSLSDEEWQESFSRLKHIFGLNAQGKYRDMPVYYIPGNHDIGYESLHSLKPEVIQRYEEAFGTRNYKFTVGKVDFIAVDAQTLDGHPQNHLTSQTWDFVKNISVGDVVHPRVLLSHIPLYRRDDTYCGPHRSSPIINQRIHHAINGNTNEISYQNYVSEKSSKYLLDTIKPKLILSGHDHDLCTVTHQSKSGSVNEHTLGTISWQQGNLYPSFMLLSVDNSTLQKASIPEEALLTHLCYLPMQTHIYIWYIVLFILTLLATLFWPTSGTSLWHQCCGLVGYCKQLIACTFSRSETKEKDEDANYEYEMMWDAEGTMHLVKKPLNPSTVNSNDRGLGERGNVVMRAAARKNTPQEGDHSVNVDIASGIGVDPVARMPLRTGKSKTKIIIQRLIRTLRMLTVIAAVNVPLYMMLLFKDWIDK